The following are encoded together in the Bradyrhizobium sp. CCGUVB1N3 genome:
- a CDS encoding DUF2339 domain-containing protein, with protein sequence MFDAPFDVFAVMIAIAAFLIALKASNQATELRRRLSTLEANLHTPRQVQPPPLTPQQEMEQTLETSTPSIAEPPTPDAELAPPLVVDQATPPPIDTDATQAAPPPPLPAAGPGLEERLGTRWVVWIGGLALALGGFFMVRYSIEAGLVGPGVRVFLGGLFALGLLGAGEWTRRRESTLAIEALPTANIPGILTAAGTAVAFATIYAAYALYDFLVPATAFVLLGLVAMGTLAAALLHGRALAGLGVVGAFMTPILVSSDKPDFWALYVYLAIVTAASFGLARIRLWRWLAVTTTVFALLWTFPGLERGPELAGPHVFHVMAGFVLAALLVVCGFLFGPSIDDGQIEPVSSGSLAVYLFGAMLVVLASFHNNVVLIAFTMLVAGTLLVAWRAPAATGALGAAAAIVFIVFANWAVRANPDMLVLPGGPMPGIGPNATDASVTLHLLMAATFAAGFGIAGFLAQGRSTSAIIPVVWSSVATFTPVALLVAVYARIAHLDRSIPFAILAVLLAAAFAAATEALSRRENRPGLAISIALFATGTLGALALALTFALEKGWLTIALALMSLGTAWISIQRPIAFLRWLAAILASIVTARIVYDPRIVGDAVGTTPIFNWLLWGYGVPALSFWAASRFLHRRGDDAPLRMVEAAAILFTALLAFTEIRHFATGGDMTSPPSLLEFALQTCVTLAMAIGLERLRLRSGSIVHNVGAIVLTVIAGLISVFGLLILENPWLFSSIDVGGLVFNLLLLGYALPAVLMLLLSYAVAGHRPKAYANTIAGSALVFALVYITLEIRRFYHGPILLYGATTGAEQYTYSIGWLGFGVVLLGVGLLVNSERARLASAVVIALTILKAFVIDMSTLTGVWRALSFMGLGIVLVAIGWLYQRILFRRQAQPAVTQTSA encoded by the coding sequence ATGTTCGACGCCCCGTTCGACGTCTTCGCGGTGATGATCGCAATCGCCGCCTTCCTCATTGCATTGAAGGCCTCCAATCAGGCGACCGAATTGCGCCGGCGGCTGAGCACGCTGGAAGCCAATTTGCACACTCCGCGTCAGGTCCAGCCGCCGCCGCTCACGCCGCAGCAGGAGATGGAGCAGACGCTTGAGACTTCGACGCCGAGCATCGCAGAGCCGCCAACGCCTGACGCCGAGCTGGCGCCGCCCCTCGTCGTCGATCAGGCGACCCCGCCCCCCATCGACACGGACGCCACTCAAGCCGCGCCACCGCCTCCGCTGCCAGCTGCCGGGCCGGGTCTCGAAGAGCGGCTCGGCACCCGCTGGGTGGTGTGGATCGGCGGCCTGGCGCTCGCGCTCGGCGGCTTCTTCATGGTGCGCTATTCGATCGAGGCAGGCCTCGTCGGCCCCGGCGTGCGCGTGTTTCTCGGCGGCCTGTTCGCGCTGGGGCTGCTCGGTGCCGGCGAATGGACGCGCCGCAGGGAGAGCACTCTAGCGATCGAAGCACTGCCGACCGCAAACATCCCGGGGATCCTCACTGCGGCCGGCACGGCTGTCGCGTTCGCCACCATCTATGCGGCCTATGCGCTCTACGACTTCCTCGTCCCCGCAACCGCCTTCGTGCTGCTCGGCCTCGTCGCGATGGGCACGCTGGCCGCGGCGCTCTTGCACGGACGCGCGCTCGCCGGCCTCGGCGTCGTCGGCGCCTTCATGACGCCGATCCTCGTCTCCAGCGACAAGCCGGATTTTTGGGCGCTCTACGTCTATCTCGCCATCGTCACCGCGGCCAGCTTTGGCCTCGCGCGCATCCGGCTGTGGCGCTGGCTTGCGGTCACCACCACCGTGTTCGCGTTGCTGTGGACCTTCCCCGGGCTGGAACGTGGCCCAGAACTGGCCGGGCCGCACGTGTTTCACGTGATGGCTGGCTTCGTCCTCGCCGCGCTGCTCGTGGTCTGCGGCTTTCTGTTCGGCCCCAGCATCGATGACGGCCAGATCGAGCCGGTTTCCTCCGGCTCGCTCGCCGTCTATCTGTTCGGCGCGATGCTGGTCGTGCTGGCGAGCTTCCATAACAATGTCGTGCTGATCGCCTTCACCATGCTCGTCGCGGGGACGCTGCTCGTTGCCTGGCGGGCGCCGGCCGCCACCGGTGCGCTTGGCGCCGCCGCAGCCATCGTCTTCATCGTGTTCGCCAACTGGGCGGTACGTGCCAATCCGGACATGCTGGTGCTGCCCGGCGGTCCCATGCCCGGCATCGGACCGAACGCGACCGACGCCTCGGTGACGCTGCATCTGTTGATGGCGGCAACTTTCGCCGCCGGCTTTGGCATCGCCGGCTTCCTGGCGCAGGGACGCTCGACCTCCGCGATCATTCCGGTGGTATGGTCCTCTGTCGCGACGTTCACACCCGTCGCATTGCTGGTCGCGGTCTATGCGCGCATCGCGCATCTCGACCGCTCGATCCCGTTCGCAATCCTCGCGGTGCTGCTCGCCGCCGCCTTTGCGGCCGCGACCGAAGCGCTCTCCCGGCGCGAGAACCGACCGGGCCTTGCGATCTCGATTGCCCTGTTCGCCACTGGCACGCTCGGCGCGCTGGCGCTGGCGCTGACCTTCGCCCTGGAAAAGGGCTGGCTCACGATCGCGCTGGCGCTGATGTCGCTCGGCACGGCCTGGATCTCCATCCAGCGGCCGATCGCCTTCCTGCGCTGGCTTGCCGCAATCCTGGCCAGCATCGTCACCGCGCGCATCGTCTACGACCCGCGGATCGTCGGAGATGCCGTCGGCACCACGCCGATCTTCAACTGGCTGCTCTGGGGCTACGGCGTGCCGGCGCTGTCGTTCTGGGCGGCGAGCCGCTTCCTGCACCGCCGCGGCGACGACGCGCCGCTGCGGATGGTGGAAGCCGCCGCGATCCTGTTCACCGCGCTGCTCGCCTTCACGGAAATCCGTCACTTCGCCACCGGCGGCGACATGACGTCGCCGCCGTCGCTGCTCGAATTCGCGCTCCAGACCTGCGTGACGCTCGCCATGGCGATCGGGCTCGAACGGCTGCGGCTGCGCAGCGGCAGCATCGTGCACAATGTCGGCGCGATCGTGCTCACGGTGATCGCGGGCCTCATCAGCGTGTTCGGCCTCCTGATCCTGGAGAATCCGTGGCTGTTCAGCAGCATCGATGTCGGCGGCCTCGTGTTCAACCTGCTGCTGCTCGGCTATGCGCTGCCGGCGGTGCTCATGCTGCTGCTGTCCTATGCGGTGGCAGGGCATCGCCCCAAAGCCTACGCCAACACGATTGCGGGCAGCGCATTAGTGTTCGCCCTCGTTTACATAACGCTGGAGATCCGCCGTTTCTATCACGGGCCGATCCTGCTCTACGGCGCGACGACGGGCGCGGAGCAGTACACCTATTCGATCGGCTGGCTCGGCTTCGGCGTGGTGCTGCTCGGCGTTGGCCTCTTGGTCAACTCGGAGCGCGCGCGGCTGGCCTCCGCCGTCGTGATCGCGCTGACGATCCTGAAAGCCTTCGTCATCGAC